One candidate division KSB1 bacterium DNA segment encodes these proteins:
- a CDS encoding citrate (Si)-synthase produces MSLLLAKLRRSYPKYRDEIKEFGKSHGDQVIGQVTVGQLLGGQRGINSLLCDTSTVPPDHGMIIRNFPVIELAWKLPEEIYWLLLTGELPSPDELKDLQADLTARAKVPAYIWEVLASFPKIAHPMAVFNTLILALEGESVFRKRYDEGIKKDELWEAMLEDSLNLVAWVPQLAAAVYRWKYDLGARLEPRHDLDWAANYAYLLGLPDPNGGLARLMRLYMVLHSDHESGNVSAHTTHCVGSALSDAYYAVSAGLNGLAGPLHGLANQECLQWLNSTIEKFKGNPSDAELDKFAHATLDSGRVIPGYGHAVLRITDPRFVAFRQFGEKECPDAPVFKLAVQVYEVVPKILQTIQKIKDPWPNVDAISGSLIHHYGITQYSYYTVMFGVSRVLGLTSQLVVNRAWGEPIERPKSVTFEWLKKQIKA; encoded by the coding sequence ATGTCGCTCCTGCTCGCAAAACTTCGCCGCTCCTACCCCAAGTACCGCGACGAAATCAAAGAATTCGGTAAGTCACACGGGGATCAGGTCATCGGTCAGGTGACCGTCGGGCAACTGCTCGGCGGACAACGCGGTATCAACAGCTTGCTGTGCGATACCTCAACGGTTCCACCGGATCACGGAATGATCATCCGGAATTTCCCCGTCATCGAACTGGCGTGGAAACTGCCCGAAGAAATCTACTGGCTGTTGCTGACCGGTGAATTACCCTCCCCCGATGAGCTGAAAGACTTGCAAGCCGATCTCACGGCGCGCGCCAAAGTGCCGGCGTACATCTGGGAAGTGCTCGCGTCCTTCCCCAAGATCGCGCATCCCATGGCCGTCTTCAATACGTTGATTCTCGCCCTCGAAGGGGAATCCGTCTTCCGCAAACGCTACGACGAAGGCATCAAGAAGGACGAACTCTGGGAAGCGATGCTCGAGGACAGCCTGAATCTGGTCGCCTGGGTGCCGCAACTCGCCGCCGCCGTTTATCGCTGGAAGTATGACCTCGGCGCGCGGCTCGAACCGCGCCACGATCTGGACTGGGCGGCAAATTACGCGTACCTGCTCGGACTCCCCGATCCGAACGGCGGGCTCGCCCGGTTAATGCGCCTCTATATGGTGCTGCACAGCGACCACGAAAGCGGTAACGTCTCCGCGCACACCACGCACTGTGTTGGCTCCGCGCTGTCCGATGCCTACTACGCCGTCTCGGCCGGCCTCAACGGTCTCGCCGGACCGCTGCATGGATTGGCCAATCAAGAATGTCTGCAGTGGCTCAATTCCACCATCGAAAAGTTCAAGGGCAATCCGTCTGATGCGGAATTGGACAAGTTCGCCCATGCCACGCTCGATTCCGGACGCGTGATTCCGGGCTACGGCCATGCCGTGCTGCGCATCACCGATCCCCGCTTCGTCGCCTTCCGTCAGTTCGGCGAAAAGGAATGCCCGGACGCTCCGGTCTTCAAGCTCGCCGTACAAGTGTACGAAGTCGTGCCCAAGATCCTCCAGACCATTCAGAAGATCAAGGACCCGTGGCCGAACGTGGACGCAATTTCCGGCTCGCTCATTCACCATTACGGCATCACCCAGTACTCGTACTATACCGTGATGTTCGGCGTGTCGCGAGTGCTCGGATTGACGTCGCAACTCGTCGTCAACCGCGCCTGGGGCGAACCGATCGAGCGCCCCAAGAGCGTCACCTTCGAATGGCTGAAGAAACAAATCAAAGCCTGA